Proteins encoded by one window of Brienomyrus brachyistius isolate T26 chromosome 1, BBRACH_0.4, whole genome shotgun sequence:
- the naxd gene encoding ATP-dependent (S)-NAD(P)H-hydrate dehydratase isoform X6: MPRELMPTLAFVPPPVIERSFSVGGTTQRNMDSILPLVKSIIPPLMPRKHKGQDGRIGIVGGCQEYTGAPYFAAISALKVGADLSHVFCTKDAATVIKSYSPELIVHPVLDGPDAVEEVEKWLPRLHSVVVGPGLGRDDKLLKNAKDIIEKSKARGIPVVIDADGLWLVAQQPAVIHGYPKAILTPNFMEFRRLYEATHHEPLDSSDIQRSALQLSVAMGNLTVVLKGEEDIITNGNSVMVCSQEGSSRRCGGQGDLLSGSLGVLAHWAYSSTAEATKGTSPAMVAAFGACTLTRQCNRQAFHKHGRSMTTSDMLPEIGSAFRKLFES; encoded by the exons ATGCCACGTGAGCTGATGCCAACCCTcgcctttgttcctcctccagTTATTGAGCGTTCATTTTCCGTGGGAGGCACCACGCAGAGGAACATGGACAGCATCCTGCCTCTTGTGAAGAGCATCATTCCCCCGCTGATGCCTAGGAAGCACAAGGGCCAGGATGGGCGCATCGGCATCGTCGGAGGATGTCAAGA GTATACAGGGGCTCCGTACTTTGCAGCGATCTCTGCATTGAAAGTG GGGGCGGACCTGTCTCATGTGTTTTGTACCAAAGATGCTGCCACTGTGATCAAGTCCTACAGTCCCGAGCTGATTGTGCATCCAGTTCT AGACGGCCCTGATGCGGTGGAGGAGGTGGAGAAATGGCTGCCTAGGCTACACAGCGTTGTCGTCGGACCTGGTTTAGGCAGGGACGATAAGCTCCTTAAGAATGCCAAG GATATCATAGAAAAATCAAAAGCAAGAGGTATTCCTGTTGTTATCGACGCA GATGGACTTTGGCTTGTTGCCCAACAACCAGCTGTCATCCATGGCTACCCAAAAGCCATCCTCACACCCAACTTCATGGAGTTCAGGCGACTCTATGAAGCAACG CACCATGAGCCGCTGGACAGCAGTGACATCCAGAGGTCTGCTCTCCAGCTCAGTGTGGCCATGGGGAACCTGACGGTGGTGCTTAAAGGAGAGGAGGACATCATCACCAATGGGAACAGCG TGATGGTGTGCAGTCAGGAGGGCAGCAGTCGGCGCTGTGGTGGACAGGGTGACCTTCTCTCTGGCTCCCTGGGGGTCCTGGCACACTGGGCCTACTCATCAACAGCAGAAGCCACCAAGGG CACGAGCCCAGCAATGGTGGCCGCCTTCGGGGCCTGCACCCTCACGAGGCAGTGTAACCGGCAGGCGTTCCACAAGCACGGCCGCTCCATGACCACGTCGGACATGCTGCCGGAGATCGGGAGCGCCTTCCGGAAGCTCTTTGAGAGCTGA
- the naxd gene encoding ATP-dependent (S)-NAD(P)H-hydrate dehydratase isoform X1, with amino-acid sequence MLANTRGFLWSDVETRALLNIWGEQDVQMALDGNFRNSHVYRDVAGRLGEMGFDRTPEQCRIRVKSLKRQYYQAKEGTRRNGHCHKICKFYDEMERILSSRPQMETQDGVATGDEPLDGMEEEGDGTEPAQETLVERAGESSYTQPAVKVEYPAFPIPVTVNSGASVRQPGAQASLGSPSSSRPRRSRKCHASLPLDKLLERFLEHSVEAEENFHKQEEQRQQLEERRREAEHARELHMLQMLGQMFSGMVTPSPTPTPQACPQRHADQQPCGNRGAVPARPLVIERSFSVGGTTQRNMDSILPLVKSIIPPLMPRKHKGQDGRIGIVGGCQEYTGAPYFAAISALKVGADLSHVFCTKDAATVIKSYSPELIVHPVLDGPDAVEEVEKWLPRLHSVVVGPGLGRDDKLLKNAKDIIEKSKARGIPVVIDADGLWLVAQQPAVIHGYPKAILTPNFMEFRRLYEATHHEPLDSSDIQRSALQLSVAMGNLTVVLKGEEDIITNGNSVMVCSQEGSSRRCGGQGDLLSGSLGVLAHWAYSSTAEATKGTSPAMVAAFGACTLTRQCNRQAFHKHGRSMTTSDMLPEIGSAFRKLFES; translated from the exons ATGCTGGCGAACACACGGGGCTTTTTGTGGTCTGACGTGGAGACCAGAGCCTTGCTGAACATCTGGGGTGAGCAGGACGTGCAGATGGCGCTGGACGGAAACTTCCGCAACAGTCACGTTTACCGCGACGTGGCCGGCCGCCTGGGGGAGATGGGCTTCGACCGGACGCCGGAGCAGTGCCGCATTCGCGTCAAGAGCCTCAAGAGACAGTACTACCAAGCCAAGGAGGGCACTAGAAGGAACGGCCACTGTCACAAGATCTGCAAGTTTTATGACGAGATGGAGAGGATTTTGAGTAGCCGACCTCAAATGGAGACGCAGGATGGCGTGGCCACAGGAGACGAGCCCCTAGACGGCATGGAGGAGGAAGGAGATGGCACAGAGCCTGCACAGGAGACCTTGGTGGAGCGTGCAGGCGAATCATCCTACACTCAGCCCGCTGTGAAGGTGGAATACCCAGCATTCCCCATCCCAGTGACAGTGAACAGCG GCGCGTCAGTAAGGCAGCCTGGTGCCCAGGCCTCTTTGGGCAGCCCGTCCTCCAGCCGGCCCAGGAGGTCGCGGAAGTGTCATGCCAGCCTGCCTCTGGACAAGCTCCTGGAACGCTTCCTGGAGCACAGCGTGGAGGCCGAGGAGAACTTCCACAAGCAGGAGGAGCAGCGGCAGCAGCTGGAGGAGCGGCGCCGGGAGGCGGAACACGCACGTGAGCTGCACATGCTCCAGATGTTGGGCCAGATGTTCAGCGGGATGGTCACacccagccccacccccacgcCACAGGCCTGCCCCCAGCGTCACGCTGACCAGCAGCCTTGTGGAAACCGAGGGGCCGTCCCAGCCCGTCCGCTAG TTATTGAGCGTTCATTTTCCGTGGGAGGCACCACGCAGAGGAACATGGACAGCATCCTGCCTCTTGTGAAGAGCATCATTCCCCCGCTGATGCCTAGGAAGCACAAGGGCCAGGATGGGCGCATCGGCATCGTCGGAGGATGTCAAGA GTATACAGGGGCTCCGTACTTTGCAGCGATCTCTGCATTGAAAGTG GGGGCGGACCTGTCTCATGTGTTTTGTACCAAAGATGCTGCCACTGTGATCAAGTCCTACAGTCCCGAGCTGATTGTGCATCCAGTTCT AGACGGCCCTGATGCGGTGGAGGAGGTGGAGAAATGGCTGCCTAGGCTACACAGCGTTGTCGTCGGACCTGGTTTAGGCAGGGACGATAAGCTCCTTAAGAATGCCAAG GATATCATAGAAAAATCAAAAGCAAGAGGTATTCCTGTTGTTATCGACGCA GATGGACTTTGGCTTGTTGCCCAACAACCAGCTGTCATCCATGGCTACCCAAAAGCCATCCTCACACCCAACTTCATGGAGTTCAGGCGACTCTATGAAGCAACG CACCATGAGCCGCTGGACAGCAGTGACATCCAGAGGTCTGCTCTCCAGCTCAGTGTGGCCATGGGGAACCTGACGGTGGTGCTTAAAGGAGAGGAGGACATCATCACCAATGGGAACAGCG TGATGGTGTGCAGTCAGGAGGGCAGCAGTCGGCGCTGTGGTGGACAGGGTGACCTTCTCTCTGGCTCCCTGGGGGTCCTGGCACACTGGGCCTACTCATCAACAGCAGAAGCCACCAAGGG CACGAGCCCAGCAATGGTGGCCGCCTTCGGGGCCTGCACCCTCACGAGGCAGTGTAACCGGCAGGCGTTCCACAAGCACGGCCGCTCCATGACCACGTCGGACATGCTGCCGGAGATCGGGAGCGCCTTCCGGAAGCTCTTTGAGAGCTGA
- the naxd gene encoding ATP-dependent (S)-NAD(P)H-hydrate dehydratase isoform X2, with protein MLANTRGFLWSDVETRALLNIWGEQDVQMALDGNFRNSHVYRDVAGRLGEMGFDRTPEQCRIRVKSLKRQYYQAKEGTRRNGHCHKICKFYDEMERILSSRPQMETQDGVATGDEPLDGMEEEGDGTEPAQETLVERAGESSYTQPAVKVEYPAFPIPVTVNSGASVRQPGAQASLGSPSSSRPRRSRKCHASLPLDKLLERFLEHSVEAEENFHKQEEQRQQLEERRREAEHALIERSFSVGGTTQRNMDSILPLVKSIIPPLMPRKHKGQDGRIGIVGGCQEYTGAPYFAAISALKVGADLSHVFCTKDAATVIKSYSPELIVHPVLDGPDAVEEVEKWLPRLHSVVVGPGLGRDDKLLKNAKDIIEKSKARGIPVVIDADGLWLVAQQPAVIHGYPKAILTPNFMEFRRLYEATHHEPLDSSDIQRSALQLSVAMGNLTVVLKGEEDIITNGNSVMVCSQEGSSRRCGGQGDLLSGSLGVLAHWAYSSTAEATKGTSPAMVAAFGACTLTRQCNRQAFHKHGRSMTTSDMLPEIGSAFRKLFES; from the exons ATGCTGGCGAACACACGGGGCTTTTTGTGGTCTGACGTGGAGACCAGAGCCTTGCTGAACATCTGGGGTGAGCAGGACGTGCAGATGGCGCTGGACGGAAACTTCCGCAACAGTCACGTTTACCGCGACGTGGCCGGCCGCCTGGGGGAGATGGGCTTCGACCGGACGCCGGAGCAGTGCCGCATTCGCGTCAAGAGCCTCAAGAGACAGTACTACCAAGCCAAGGAGGGCACTAGAAGGAACGGCCACTGTCACAAGATCTGCAAGTTTTATGACGAGATGGAGAGGATTTTGAGTAGCCGACCTCAAATGGAGACGCAGGATGGCGTGGCCACAGGAGACGAGCCCCTAGACGGCATGGAGGAGGAAGGAGATGGCACAGAGCCTGCACAGGAGACCTTGGTGGAGCGTGCAGGCGAATCATCCTACACTCAGCCCGCTGTGAAGGTGGAATACCCAGCATTCCCCATCCCAGTGACAGTGAACAGCG GCGCGTCAGTAAGGCAGCCTGGTGCCCAGGCCTCTTTGGGCAGCCCGTCCTCCAGCCGGCCCAGGAGGTCGCGGAAGTGTCATGCCAGCCTGCCTCTGGACAAGCTCCTGGAACGCTTCCTGGAGCACAGCGTGGAGGCCGAGGAGAACTTCCACAAGCAGGAGGAGCAGCGGCAGCAGCTGGAGGAGCGGCGCCGGGAGGCGGAACACGCAC TTATTGAGCGTTCATTTTCCGTGGGAGGCACCACGCAGAGGAACATGGACAGCATCCTGCCTCTTGTGAAGAGCATCATTCCCCCGCTGATGCCTAGGAAGCACAAGGGCCAGGATGGGCGCATCGGCATCGTCGGAGGATGTCAAGA GTATACAGGGGCTCCGTACTTTGCAGCGATCTCTGCATTGAAAGTG GGGGCGGACCTGTCTCATGTGTTTTGTACCAAAGATGCTGCCACTGTGATCAAGTCCTACAGTCCCGAGCTGATTGTGCATCCAGTTCT AGACGGCCCTGATGCGGTGGAGGAGGTGGAGAAATGGCTGCCTAGGCTACACAGCGTTGTCGTCGGACCTGGTTTAGGCAGGGACGATAAGCTCCTTAAGAATGCCAAG GATATCATAGAAAAATCAAAAGCAAGAGGTATTCCTGTTGTTATCGACGCA GATGGACTTTGGCTTGTTGCCCAACAACCAGCTGTCATCCATGGCTACCCAAAAGCCATCCTCACACCCAACTTCATGGAGTTCAGGCGACTCTATGAAGCAACG CACCATGAGCCGCTGGACAGCAGTGACATCCAGAGGTCTGCTCTCCAGCTCAGTGTGGCCATGGGGAACCTGACGGTGGTGCTTAAAGGAGAGGAGGACATCATCACCAATGGGAACAGCG TGATGGTGTGCAGTCAGGAGGGCAGCAGTCGGCGCTGTGGTGGACAGGGTGACCTTCTCTCTGGCTCCCTGGGGGTCCTGGCACACTGGGCCTACTCATCAACAGCAGAAGCCACCAAGGG CACGAGCCCAGCAATGGTGGCCGCCTTCGGGGCCTGCACCCTCACGAGGCAGTGTAACCGGCAGGCGTTCCACAAGCACGGCCGCTCCATGACCACGTCGGACATGCTGCCGGAGATCGGGAGCGCCTTCCGGAAGCTCTTTGAGAGCTGA
- the cars2 gene encoding cysteine--tRNA ligase, mitochondrial — protein MYCVELRVMRNLTKYLRFSHCARMRLRDGKNPEVSFRSAKLVHSASSHPCCSGADKSWTKPTGHDTGLKTFNSLTKRKEPLVLAKDGVASWYSCGPTVYDDAHLGHACSYVRFDILQRILSRIFGINVIHVMVITDIDDKIIKRALEGNISPTVLARMYEEEFKNDMLALKVQPPTVYMRVTENIPQIVAFIQRIMNNGHAYATSEGNVYFDIRSIGSRYGKLAGLAEDACEPGDGDKRDTRDFALWKSSKPQEPAWNSPWGQGRPGWHIECSTIASSVFGSHLDIHSGGIDLAFPHHENEIAQCEAYHQCGQWGNYFLHSGHLHLKGSPEKMSKSLKNFITIKDFLQSYSASEFRMFCLLSRYRSAIDYSDASMVEARSLLSSISAFYHDAEAYIKGQLLSQAVDEGMLWQRLADTQISIRAALADDFDTPQAINAVMNLVYQGNSQLQVVTKTDGSPRSPAVFGAIISYIKDFLDVVAIDPVERKVVLTAESSGTLENVVEQLVRFRSEVRHFALSTEDKSSASPADSHPGRKRPRPDREPLLKACDTLRKDLAPLGVLIKDRGSHSTWEITRPQLNRTEEQEGELAGGGANSVAQK, from the exons ATGTACTGCGTGGAATTACGTGTGATGAGAAATTTAACGAAATACCTGAGATTCTCACACTGTGCAAGAATGCGGTTAAGAGATGGTAAAAATCCGGAGGTATCATTCAGATCCGCGAAACTCGTGCACAGCGCGTCTTCACACCCCTGCTGCTCCGGGGCAGACAAGAGCTGGACGAAGCCCACTGGGCACGACACCGGCCTGAAGACCTTCAACAGTCTGACGAAAAGGAAGGAGCCGCTGGTCCTGGCGAAGGACGGAGTCGCTTCTTG GTACAGCTGTGGACCGACAGTCTACGATGATGCTCACCTGGGCCACGCTTG CTCTTATGTTCGTTTTGACATCCTGCAGAGGATTTTGTCTCGGATTTTTGGCATAAACGTAATCCATGTCATGGTCATAACCGACATCGATGATAAAATCATTAAAAGGGCTCTAGAG GGTAACATTTCTCCAACTGTATTGGCTAGAATGTATGAAGAAGAGTTTAAGAATGACATGTTGGCTTTAAAG GTGCAGCCGCCCACGGTGTACATGAGGGTCACAGAGAACATACCTCAGATTGTCGCATTCATACAGCGAATCATGAACAACGGCCATGCTTACGCCACCAGTGAAG GGAATGTGTATTTTGACATCAGGTCCATCGGGAGTCGGTACGGGAAGCTTGCTGGTCTTGCAGAAGATGCTTGTGAACCAG GAGATGGGGACAAGCGTGACACCAGGGACTTTGCCTTGTGGAAGTCCTCTAAGCCCCAGGAGCCAGCCTGGAACTCCCCCTGGGGGCAGGGTAGACCTGGCTGGCACATTGAATGTTCCACCATTGCCAG CTCGGTGTTTGGAAGCCATCTGGACATCCACTCTGGGGGCATCGACCTGGCATTCCCGCATCACGAAAATGAGATTGCCCAGTGTGAGGCCTACCACCAGTGTGGGCAGTGGGGCAACTACTTCCTGCATTCAG GACATCTACATCTAAAAGGAAGTCCAGAGAAGATGTCAAAGTCACTGAAAAACTTCATTACAATAAAG GATTTTCTGCAGTCCTACTCTGCCAGTGAATTCCGCATGTTTTGTCTGCTGAGCCGCTACAGATCAG CCATCGACTACAGCGATGCCAGCATGGTGGAAGCCAGGAGCTTGCTGTCCTCCATCTCGGCTTTTTACCATGATGCTGAGGCCTACATCAAAGGGCAGCTCCTGAGCCAGGCTGTGGATGAGGGGATGTTGTGGCAGAG GTTAGCCGACACCCAGATTAGCATCCGGGCAGCCCTTGCAGACGACTTTGACACCCCCCAGGCCATCAATGCTGTGATGAACCTTGTTTACCAAGGAAACAGTCAGCTCCAGGTTGTCACCAAG ACCGATGGCTCACCCAGAAGCCCGGCTGTGTTTGGAGCGATCATCTCATACATTAAGGACTTCCTAGATGTCGTGGCCATAGATCCAGTGGAAAGAAAG GTTGTTCTCACGGCAGAATCTTCCGGAACCCTGGAGAACGTGGTGGAGCAGCTGGTCAGGTTCCGCAGCGAGGTGAGGCACTTCGCCCTGTCTACAGAGGACAAGTCCAGTGCCTCCCCAGCTGATTCCCACCCTGGCCGAAAGAGGCCCAGACCAGACAGGGAGCCCTTGCTGAAGGCCTGTGACACCCTGCGGAAAGACCTAGCCCCTCTTGGGGTGCTCATAAAG GACAGAGGCTCACATTCCACCTGGGAGATCACCAGGCCACAACTCAATCGGAcagaggagcaggagggagagcTGGCAGGGGGCGGAGCTAACAGTGTAGCACAGAAATGA
- the naxd gene encoding ATP-dependent (S)-NAD(P)H-hydrate dehydratase isoform X5: protein MNKISFSRGLLSEIGRCFPLVIERSFSVGGTTQRNMDSILPLVKSIIPPLMPRKHKGQDGRIGIVGGCQEYTGAPYFAAISALKVGADLSHVFCTKDAATVIKSYSPELIVHPVLDGPDAVEEVEKWLPRLHSVVVGPGLGRDDKLLKNAKDIIEKSKARGIPVVIDADGLWLVAQQPAVIHGYPKAILTPNFMEFRRLYEATHHEPLDSSDIQRSALQLSVAMGNLTVVLKGEEDIITNGNSVMVCSQEGSSRRCGGQGDLLSGSLGVLAHWAYSSTAEATKGTSPAMVAAFGACTLTRQCNRQAFHKHGRSMTTSDMLPEIGSAFRKLFES, encoded by the exons ATGAATAAGATTAGCTTTTCCCGCGGTCTCCTGTCAGAAATAGGTCGTTGCTTCCCTCTAG TTATTGAGCGTTCATTTTCCGTGGGAGGCACCACGCAGAGGAACATGGACAGCATCCTGCCTCTTGTGAAGAGCATCATTCCCCCGCTGATGCCTAGGAAGCACAAGGGCCAGGATGGGCGCATCGGCATCGTCGGAGGATGTCAAGA GTATACAGGGGCTCCGTACTTTGCAGCGATCTCTGCATTGAAAGTG GGGGCGGACCTGTCTCATGTGTTTTGTACCAAAGATGCTGCCACTGTGATCAAGTCCTACAGTCCCGAGCTGATTGTGCATCCAGTTCT AGACGGCCCTGATGCGGTGGAGGAGGTGGAGAAATGGCTGCCTAGGCTACACAGCGTTGTCGTCGGACCTGGTTTAGGCAGGGACGATAAGCTCCTTAAGAATGCCAAG GATATCATAGAAAAATCAAAAGCAAGAGGTATTCCTGTTGTTATCGACGCA GATGGACTTTGGCTTGTTGCCCAACAACCAGCTGTCATCCATGGCTACCCAAAAGCCATCCTCACACCCAACTTCATGGAGTTCAGGCGACTCTATGAAGCAACG CACCATGAGCCGCTGGACAGCAGTGACATCCAGAGGTCTGCTCTCCAGCTCAGTGTGGCCATGGGGAACCTGACGGTGGTGCTTAAAGGAGAGGAGGACATCATCACCAATGGGAACAGCG TGATGGTGTGCAGTCAGGAGGGCAGCAGTCGGCGCTGTGGTGGACAGGGTGACCTTCTCTCTGGCTCCCTGGGGGTCCTGGCACACTGGGCCTACTCATCAACAGCAGAAGCCACCAAGGG CACGAGCCCAGCAATGGTGGCCGCCTTCGGGGCCTGCACCCTCACGAGGCAGTGTAACCGGCAGGCGTTCCACAAGCACGGCCGCTCCATGACCACGTCGGACATGCTGCCGGAGATCGGGAGCGCCTTCCGGAAGCTCTTTGAGAGCTGA
- the naxd gene encoding ATP-dependent (S)-NAD(P)H-hydrate dehydratase isoform X4, translated as MMKHADLGDALPCDGDAHTGLGDDYARLVIERSFSVGGTTQRNMDSILPLVKSIIPPLMPRKHKGQDGRIGIVGGCQEYTGAPYFAAISALKVGADLSHVFCTKDAATVIKSYSPELIVHPVLDGPDAVEEVEKWLPRLHSVVVGPGLGRDDKLLKNAKDIIEKSKARGIPVVIDADGLWLVAQQPAVIHGYPKAILTPNFMEFRRLYEATHHEPLDSSDIQRSALQLSVAMGNLTVVLKGEEDIITNGNSVMVCSQEGSSRRCGGQGDLLSGSLGVLAHWAYSSTAEATKGTSPAMVAAFGACTLTRQCNRQAFHKHGRSMTTSDMLPEIGSAFRKLFES; from the exons ATGATGAAGCACGCAGATCTCGGTGACGCGCTGCCTTGTGACGGTGACGCGCACACTGGTCTCGGTGACGATTACGCGCGTCTCG TTATTGAGCGTTCATTTTCCGTGGGAGGCACCACGCAGAGGAACATGGACAGCATCCTGCCTCTTGTGAAGAGCATCATTCCCCCGCTGATGCCTAGGAAGCACAAGGGCCAGGATGGGCGCATCGGCATCGTCGGAGGATGTCAAGA GTATACAGGGGCTCCGTACTTTGCAGCGATCTCTGCATTGAAAGTG GGGGCGGACCTGTCTCATGTGTTTTGTACCAAAGATGCTGCCACTGTGATCAAGTCCTACAGTCCCGAGCTGATTGTGCATCCAGTTCT AGACGGCCCTGATGCGGTGGAGGAGGTGGAGAAATGGCTGCCTAGGCTACACAGCGTTGTCGTCGGACCTGGTTTAGGCAGGGACGATAAGCTCCTTAAGAATGCCAAG GATATCATAGAAAAATCAAAAGCAAGAGGTATTCCTGTTGTTATCGACGCA GATGGACTTTGGCTTGTTGCCCAACAACCAGCTGTCATCCATGGCTACCCAAAAGCCATCCTCACACCCAACTTCATGGAGTTCAGGCGACTCTATGAAGCAACG CACCATGAGCCGCTGGACAGCAGTGACATCCAGAGGTCTGCTCTCCAGCTCAGTGTGGCCATGGGGAACCTGACGGTGGTGCTTAAAGGAGAGGAGGACATCATCACCAATGGGAACAGCG TGATGGTGTGCAGTCAGGAGGGCAGCAGTCGGCGCTGTGGTGGACAGGGTGACCTTCTCTCTGGCTCCCTGGGGGTCCTGGCACACTGGGCCTACTCATCAACAGCAGAAGCCACCAAGGG CACGAGCCCAGCAATGGTGGCCGCCTTCGGGGCCTGCACCCTCACGAGGCAGTGTAACCGGCAGGCGTTCCACAAGCACGGCCGCTCCATGACCACGTCGGACATGCTGCCGGAGATCGGGAGCGCCTTCCGGAAGCTCTTTGAGAGCTGA
- the rab20 gene encoding ras-related protein Rab-20, whose translation MKVKYTIDTATSSPVRLKRRRSRSTMPDYAKMKKPDVKLVILGDMNVGKTSLLHRYMERKFKETISTVGGAFFLKQWGRYNISIWDTAGREQFHGLGSMYCRGASAILLTYDVTSWQSLAELEDRFLSLTDTASHDCIFAIVGNKADLTDAMAVEQEGGQEEGCPASMCPTPPASPSAHKQVHREDAMALYRRILRYKMLDERTSLPAESMCFETSAKTGYNVDQLFETLFDLVLPSIMKKRDDEKTSTVNLEQSADVAKAKSHCCS comes from the exons ATGAAAGTAAAGTACACCATAGACACAGCAACTTCGTCCCCGGTAAGGCTGAAAAGGCGGCGTTCGCGGAGCACCATGCCGGACTATGCCAAGATGAAGAAACCCGACGTTAAGCTGGTGATCCTTGGTGACATGAATGTTGGAAAGACGTCTTTGCTGCACAGGTACATGGAAAGGAAGTTTAAGGAGACCATCAGTACGGTTGGAGGGGCGTTTTTCCTGAAGCAGTGGGGACGCTACAACATCTCCATCTGGGATACTGCAG GTCGGGAACAATTCCACGGGTTGGGATCCATGTATTGTCGCGGTGCGTCTGCCATTCTCCTCACCTACGACGTCACCAGCTGGCAGAGCCTGGCCGAGCTGGAGGACCgcttcctgtccctgaccgacACCGCCAGCCACGACTGCATCTTCGCCATCGTAGGCAACAAGGCGGACCTCACTGACGCCATGGCCGTCGagcaggagggggggcaggaggagggCTGCCCGGCCAGCATGTGTCCCACACCTCCAGCCTCCCCCAGTGCGCACAAGCAGGTGCACCGCGAGGATGCCATGGCTCTTTACCGCCGCATCCTCAGGTACAAGATGCTGGACGAACGCACTAGCTTACCGGCCGAGAGCATGTGCTTTGAGACCAGCGCCAAAACAGGCTACAATGTGGACCAGCTGTTCGAGACTCTGTTCGACCTGGTGCTGCCTTCCATAATGAAGAAGAGGGACGATGAGAAGACCTCCACCGTCAACCTGGAACAGTCGGCAGATGTGGCCAAAGCCAAAAGCCATTGCTGCTCCTGA
- the naxd gene encoding ATP-dependent (S)-NAD(P)H-hydrate dehydratase isoform X3, with product MRDRMQLGAGATAACILAVLLSIFLFYSEVIERSFSVGGTTQRNMDSILPLVKSIIPPLMPRKHKGQDGRIGIVGGCQEYTGAPYFAAISALKVGADLSHVFCTKDAATVIKSYSPELIVHPVLDGPDAVEEVEKWLPRLHSVVVGPGLGRDDKLLKNAKDIIEKSKARGIPVVIDADGLWLVAQQPAVIHGYPKAILTPNFMEFRRLYEATHHEPLDSSDIQRSALQLSVAMGNLTVVLKGEEDIITNGNSVMVCSQEGSSRRCGGQGDLLSGSLGVLAHWAYSSTAEATKGTSPAMVAAFGACTLTRQCNRQAFHKHGRSMTTSDMLPEIGSAFRKLFES from the exons ATGCGTGACAGAATGCAGTTAGGAGCGGGCGCTACGGCCGCATGCATCCTGGCAGTCCTGCTTTCGATATTTCTCTTTTATAGCGAAG TTATTGAGCGTTCATTTTCCGTGGGAGGCACCACGCAGAGGAACATGGACAGCATCCTGCCTCTTGTGAAGAGCATCATTCCCCCGCTGATGCCTAGGAAGCACAAGGGCCAGGATGGGCGCATCGGCATCGTCGGAGGATGTCAAGA GTATACAGGGGCTCCGTACTTTGCAGCGATCTCTGCATTGAAAGTG GGGGCGGACCTGTCTCATGTGTTTTGTACCAAAGATGCTGCCACTGTGATCAAGTCCTACAGTCCCGAGCTGATTGTGCATCCAGTTCT AGACGGCCCTGATGCGGTGGAGGAGGTGGAGAAATGGCTGCCTAGGCTACACAGCGTTGTCGTCGGACCTGGTTTAGGCAGGGACGATAAGCTCCTTAAGAATGCCAAG GATATCATAGAAAAATCAAAAGCAAGAGGTATTCCTGTTGTTATCGACGCA GATGGACTTTGGCTTGTTGCCCAACAACCAGCTGTCATCCATGGCTACCCAAAAGCCATCCTCACACCCAACTTCATGGAGTTCAGGCGACTCTATGAAGCAACG CACCATGAGCCGCTGGACAGCAGTGACATCCAGAGGTCTGCTCTCCAGCTCAGTGTGGCCATGGGGAACCTGACGGTGGTGCTTAAAGGAGAGGAGGACATCATCACCAATGGGAACAGCG TGATGGTGTGCAGTCAGGAGGGCAGCAGTCGGCGCTGTGGTGGACAGGGTGACCTTCTCTCTGGCTCCCTGGGGGTCCTGGCACACTGGGCCTACTCATCAACAGCAGAAGCCACCAAGGG CACGAGCCCAGCAATGGTGGCCGCCTTCGGGGCCTGCACCCTCACGAGGCAGTGTAACCGGCAGGCGTTCCACAAGCACGGCCGCTCCATGACCACGTCGGACATGCTGCCGGAGATCGGGAGCGCCTTCCGGAAGCTCTTTGAGAGCTGA